A stretch of DNA from Pseudodesulfovibrio sp. JC047:
CTGCTGTTCATGGTCGGAATAGACATGGCTTCGGCACATTCCCTGTATATTCAATCGGGACGGCACCGTGTGAGTGAGGGGAAGAAAACGCCGTTGTTTTTTGCCTATGGCCATCATTTCCCAGTGGATGACGGCGTGCGTGCGAACAAGCTCGATTCTATCAAGGTCTTCAGGCCTGACGGAGAAGCTGTTTCGATTGCCCCTCGTGCGGAAACCTGCCTGCAATCACAGATGGTGGAATATGATGTTCCGGGGACCTATGTCCTGACCGCTGAAACACACCCTGGGCATTATACCAAGTGGGTTGATCTGAAAGGGCGGAACCGGAATTCGATCAAACCCATGAGTGCGGTCAAAGATCAGGCCTCCAAGATCGTGAAGTCCTTGTATAGCAAGCAGTATGCGAAGACATATGTCCGCTGCGGCGAATCGGATGGACAGTATCTTGGTCGTGTGGGATTGCCATTGGAGTTGGTCCCCATGCAGGACCCCACCACATTGAAGCAGGGAAACACGTTGATTCTGAAGGTGTTTCGGGATGGCGCACGCTATACTGGTTCTGGCCATTGGGACGCGACCTACGGCGGGTATTCGACCGAGGCGGAAGATCTGTATCATCCCGGTAAAGATGTCCGAGGCGATACCTTCAAGGTCTCATTGGATCAGCCTGGGAAGTGGTTCATTCGGTATTTTATCAAAACCGATGCCCCTGCGGATAAAAAAGATGAATATTTGCAAAGCAAACAAACGGCCACGTTGGTGGTGTTGGTTCCCAATGAGCGCAAACAGCCGTCGGCCAAGCACCATTAAAGGCCCATGGAGCGACTAGGTATGTATCGGCTTTTGACCATTCCTCACTGTATGTGAGGGGAGACCGCTCGCTTTGAGGGCGGACGGTTTCCCCAGCGGCACTCTGTGTCGTGTGACAAGGAACTCTTCAACGCTGTGAGGTTCATATGAACAAAACGCTGATTGTGTACGGATCAACGACCGGGAATACCGAAAGTGTGGCGGACGATATCGCCAAGATTCTGGAAAAGAACGGACGGTCCGTCGAAATCGTGAGTGCCGCCGATGTGTCGGTGGATGGCATGGCCAACGGGTACGAGACCCTCTTCCTCGGATCATCCACCTGGGGTGATGATGAAATCGAATTGCAGGATGATTTTGTTCCGTTGTTTGATGATTTGGACAAGGCTGGTCTGCAAGGGAAAAAGGTCGCGGTCTTTGGGTGCGGCGATTCTTCCTATGAATTCTTTTGCGGAGCCGTGGATGCCATTGAAGAAAAGGCGGAAAGCCTCGGGGCGATCATACTCGGTGATACCTTGAAAATTGATGGCGATCCTGAAAGTGATGAAGTCACAGCCTGGACTGAAAGCATTCTGGAGAAACTCTAGGCCCAATTCATCAGGGCTTGAACACCCTGATGCCGAAATATGAACCATGTGGTTTGACGCACTGCGGCACCTTCGGGTGCCGCTTCGTGTGTGCGGTTTTGATAACCTTTTTCGGTAGTCTGTCTGACGACTGGTTGGCCTATTTCCAATTTTCAGAGCCTCTTTTGCTGCTTCCGTTCATCGCATCAAAGCGAGGGAGAAAGTTTTTTTCATGGTCTCTGTGGATACTGGGTCTCAATGCCTTGATACAGGCCGAAGGCTGCCTGTCGCGGATGGTGAGCATATCTGGAGAAACATGGCTTTTTCTTCGTGTAACTCCTTGGAAGAAAGCTCCTTTTTTGTAATATGGTTTCAGATATTGAAAAACTGTTTTTTAGAGCGAAGTTTTTTGTATTTTTGGAGTATTGAGCGGAAGTGTCAACAAAACTCTATATCATACTTTTATAGTATAAATTCAACGATAATAATGTGTTGACATGTGCTTGAAGAGGGTCGTATTGGGACTCAGCAATGATAATGAAATTCATAATCGATTGCTGTGTCTGTGGAATGCGTATGAAGAAATTCAGCATCAGGAGATCGTTTTGAAACGGCTTATAGGTTTTTTTGGGTGTTTGGCGGTCGCGATTTTTGTGTGGGGAGTCCACGGAGCTTTTGCCGGGCCGATCATGGGTGGCGGTGTCGAGTCCGAGCAGGCCATCAAGGGGCGACCGGATACAAAGCCGGTCAAGTGCATTGGGCTGGTCAACATGTCCAATGGGATTGTTTTGCCCAAGGGGAAGATCTCGGGGAGTGTCAAGTATCGGTATGTTCACAAGAATAATTTGTATGATGGTTCAACGAGAAAAACCGGGACATATAATGGCAAATATGACCGGGTAAATCAGTCGGTGCAATTGACGGCCAAGGCCGGGCTTTTTGAAAATTTCGAGGCCCGGGTCATGGTCCCGTTTTGGGACAAGGCGGTTGATCGCAATTATGGCAACCCGCCGAGGTCCGCCGATACCAACACTGTGCAGGGGCTGGGTGATGTTGTTGTCATGGGGCGGTATGCGCTCATGAGTCAACGCAAAGGTGACTGGATGAACCTCGCCTTTGGGGCCGGTCTCAAGATGCCGACTGGGGATTCGGATACGAAAAATGATTTTCCGTTTTCAACGGCGCATGAATACATGGGACCGGGTGCGCAATTGGGCACAGGCTCGTGGGACCCGAAATTCGAGTTGGGGGCCACCAAGTTCTTTGGACGCTCTCGGGTGGACGCCCATTTCATGTACACGATTTCCGGGGACGGCGCGCACGATTCTCGTAAGGGCAACCAATTCAAATATAACTTTGGCTACGGGTATGCCTTGAACAAGTATTTCGATGTAGAACTCGAACTCAATGGTGTGGACCAGAAGCGGCATTGGTACGACGGCTCGGCAGCGAAAAGCACCGGCGGACACACCATTTACATCACGCCCGGTATTCATTGGAAATTTGCGGAAAAGGCCCACCTGTCTCTGGGTGTTCCCATTGTTGCCTATCGGTATCTCAATGGACAGTCAGCGACCCCGGATCGAAATAGTCGATATGGGCTTGGTGAGGATTTTCAGGTCGTGACCCGACTTGGGTTTTGTTTTTAATCTGACGGAGAATATGTATGAAAAAAATTCGTGTGCTGTTTATTGCGGCGTGCCTCGGTTGTCTGGCTGTCCTTTGTACCTTGTCGGGAGCTTCTGCGTCTCCTGCAAAGGCCCCGGAAAGGATCAAGGCGGTCATGGTTGGCGATCGGTTGGTCGATGTGTCCCTGAAACTCGGCGTGGTGCCAGAGGGAATGTCCGTGCGGCTGTCGATGTGGGATGACAAGGCTCCGGCCCTTCGCTTGGCCACGCAGGTGCTTGGTTGCCCGAATTATGTGACGATGAAACACCCTGAGGCCATTGGGAACTTCATGAAAGAGCGGGGCATAACGCGGTTGATTCTCGAAAAGAGCACCAAGTTTTGCCTGTACAAGCAGAAAGTGACCTTGGAAAAGGTTGCGGATTTGGTGAAGGATGTGCCGAATGTGACCATTGAATATGTCGATTTCACCAAGGGCGTTGTCCCGGCCATCACGCAAGCCGCACAGCTTTTGCACAAGGAAGACAAAGGCCGTTTGGTTATCGCATCGTATGAAAAGGCCATGAAAAAAGTCGAAGCGGCGATGCCTGCGAAAAAACTTGGTCGGCGGGTGCTTGTCCTGAATGGCAACTATTCGGTGGCTACAGGCAAGACATTTATTCGGATTGAGGCCCCCGGCGGGTATTCCGATCAGTACATGCTCGATCCTTTGGGATGCGTCAATGCGTCAAAAGCCATGTTGACCGACACCATGAAGG
This window harbors:
- a CDS encoding DUF4198 domain-containing protein, with translation MKSRSVLKGRISVRQLWGGLGIVVVLLFMVGIDMASAHSLYIQSGRHRVSEGKKTPLFFAYGHHFPVDDGVRANKLDSIKVFRPDGEAVSIAPRAETCLQSQMVEYDVPGTYVLTAETHPGHYTKWVDLKGRNRNSIKPMSAVKDQASKIVKSLYSKQYAKTYVRCGESDGQYLGRVGLPLELVPMQDPTTLKQGNTLILKVFRDGARYTGSGHWDATYGGYSTEAEDLYHPGKDVRGDTFKVSLDQPGKWFIRYFIKTDAPADKKDEYLQSKQTATLVVLVPNERKQPSAKHH
- a CDS encoding flavodoxin, coding for MNKTLIVYGSTTGNTESVADDIAKILEKNGRSVEIVSAADVSVDGMANGYETLFLGSSTWGDDEIELQDDFVPLFDDLDKAGLQGKKVAVFGCGDSSYEFFCGAVDAIEEKAESLGAIILGDTLKIDGDPESDEVTAWTESILEKL
- a CDS encoding transporter; translation: MGLSNDNEIHNRLLCLWNAYEEIQHQEIVLKRLIGFFGCLAVAIFVWGVHGAFAGPIMGGGVESEQAIKGRPDTKPVKCIGLVNMSNGIVLPKGKISGSVKYRYVHKNNLYDGSTRKTGTYNGKYDRVNQSVQLTAKAGLFENFEARVMVPFWDKAVDRNYGNPPRSADTNTVQGLGDVVVMGRYALMSQRKGDWMNLAFGAGLKMPTGDSDTKNDFPFSTAHEYMGPGAQLGTGSWDPKFELGATKFFGRSRVDAHFMYTISGDGAHDSRKGNQFKYNFGYGYALNKYFDVELELNGVDQKRHWYDGSAAKSTGGHTIYITPGIHWKFAEKAHLSLGVPIVAYRYLNGQSATPDRNSRYGLGEDFQVVTRLGFCF
- a CDS encoding ABC transporter substrate-binding protein; translated protein: MKKIRVLFIAACLGCLAVLCTLSGASASPAKAPERIKAVMVGDRLVDVSLKLGVVPEGMSVRLSMWDDKAPALRLATQVLGCPNYVTMKHPEAIGNFMKERGITRLILEKSTKFCLYKQKVTLEKVADLVKDVPNVTIEYVDFTKGVVPAITQAAQLLHKEDKGRLVIASYEKAMKKVEAAMPAKKLGRRVLVLNGNYSVATGKTFIRIEAPGGYSDQYMLDPLGCVNASKAMLTDTMKVSKGHVSAGRLKGLEKANPDVIVATGNGFAVQMALHRAVKKNPALADIPAIKNGAIYTLPFYGDSSVLEYPQIFRQWLLALEEQ